gaaaaaggttgaaatggagtttactatcccttatataggggttggagttgaagctcagtggaaatctaccccatactgccgttaaacgaggcttttggtcgcacccgatttagtggtcgtaataaaattaactttttccaaattaatatggaaatgtaaaTTAAGTGTTTTTACTTTATCTTATTACAACGAATAACGAcatagaatataaataaataaaacgtttatttattttacgacctcaaattaacggaacttttataaaatggaatattccgttaacggtaacagggtaatgtaacggaataaactttgggttgtcacactattCACACTTTACCATATCAAATCACTGTCCTTTTATGCATTTTCCAACACTCCATCAGATTTACTTCCACAAAATCCACTTAAGACTCCATATTCTTCACCTTTTTCCCAAAAGTTTCATTCATCACATTCAAAGATCAAATatactctctctctttctttctcaacTATTCCTCCCTGGAACCAAGAACTTTAGGAGGTCACGAGTCCTTCCCCCACAAACATATAGTTTACGGGAATTCTTATATTGAGaagggttttatttatttaaaatttcatctaCTATCATAAGTacgaaaaatacttgtacattccAGTCTTTGGGTCTTAAGACTATAAAtcatttataaggaaaatattgggttTTCTTGAACAAACACCACATTTACTAATAACGGATTTCAACTCTTCctacaaaagcttatgaactcaccaacttaatcgttgacactctttcaaaatttacttgtattctcaggtaattaaTACAAACATGTGACtaccagcttttgaggatggaacgcttcGGCGTTagtcaaaacatgttatcattaTATTATAATCGATTTTTGAAACATGTACACTTATTAAACCATGTAACTTTcttaattatatttatgatggttgtatttacttttagaactattatactcgttgttgtgatactatatatgaagtcctccacccctagacgtttccgccatccttggtttggggttgTGTCACACAAGTTAGATTATATACTAAAAAACATTTGGTAGCTaaagaaataacaaaaataaGGACTACAACCTTTCGATTCTTTAAGAACACACCATCTTTCTTGATTCTCCCGAAATTCTTAAATTCTTGAAAAATATCGAGACTTGTAACAGACGTGGGCAAGTTCCTCACATAAACATATTTTGATTCACCAAATAAAACAATAAGAGAAAATGTATTCACCTTTTTCATTACATAAAGATTCCTTTGGAACATGAGGGGCagtttcaagatcttcaaatccCCAAATAAAGATTCCTTTGGAACATAAATGTATTCACCTTTTCCAAATCCCCAAATGACGAATTTCTTAtgcaaatatcgtcatatttgttctTAGATCTTCAAACCCCCAAGcattctccaagtgttcttgacttggaaaccccTCTTCTTTTACTATCCATCTCAGGAAAtcattcaaggtgagttcatacccccatcttTTCACGTTTTCTTCtagttttagggggagaatacaagttacaacACCAAAACGCATGCTTAAACTCAAATGATAGCTTCCAACAGAAAAGTTACGGCTCAATCacgaactgttttgaccatcttaaactccATAACTTTCAAAACTGTTCAATATGCAAATGGTTCAGGATTTTacttttaaaatgactacttgcatattttcatataatttttctatgatttatgatgatttttacaaaattgtctATCACTGTAGCAAAGATTTCGGACCAGTCAATGAAAATGGTCATTTTGACACTAGTTAGGGATTATTAAAAACCATAATAACAATTATGAGTATACTAGACACATTTTTTGAAATTTCGGAGTTTACGGATTTAGATTTCGACTCACGatgatttttctgtgattttACAAAAACAGTGACAGAAAAGTAAAGTTGGATACAAACAATTTACAAGTTATTAACACTTTGTAATGTGTTAAGCAAAGTATTTATCCATGATGACTATATTATTTACTTGTGTTTTCTATtaagttacacttaaataacataaATATTCATTCATTAAAAGGGTTTTTATCCATTACAAACATACAAGATGCACTATgacaagtatagtttatgttttgttACTTTACTAATCACTACAAACAATTCAGTTTTCACTACAAAAGAGTTGTTCCATCACTATAACAtacatgataaactataataggtataggttATGTTACATCAACTCTAAGAACTTACTAAGGAATGTTATATTCCTACTACAAAAAGGTTTATCAattacactacacgtaaactcgttaAATTTGGTTGTAAGGCACtacttcattgtactcttagagtactGGTTAAAAATCATGttgttatagccagagtctcttgtagggagagcgtgatacttgtatatagatctatattgagaTTGATAACCCAcacctaagctgcttgcaacagcttgGTCGGCAGgtcaggggtgacaaatgtcataacatttcgacgcctgaagaacgtcgtaacagGTCAACtatgtcatagtatggttataataactcacatagggaaatAACGACATATATAGTTTATGGGAATTCTTATATTAAGaagggttttatttatttaaaatttcatATACTATCATAAGTAcggaaaatacttgtacattccAGTCTTTGGGTCTTAAGACTACAAAtcatttataaggaaaatattgggttTTTCTTGAACAAACACCACATTTACTAATAACGGATTTCAACTCTTCctacaaaagcttatgaactcaccaacttaatcgttgacactctttcaaaatttacttgtattctcaggtaattaaTACAAACATGTGACtaccagcttttgaggatggaacactTCGGCGTtattcaaaacatgttatcattaTATTGTAATCGATTTTTGAAACATGTACACTTATTAAACCATGTAACTTTcttgattatatttatgatggttgtatttactttgagaactattatacttgttgttgtgatactatacatgaattcCTCCACcaccggacgtttccgccatccttggtttgggggtgtgacagattgatatcagagcattgtttatagtgaactaagtatatcgaaccacataagatatatcaactataaacacattgggaCTAAAATTCTCtgatttaaatgttttcatacaattatacttttaaaaatagaACGGTATTTTATGAAAGGTATAGGTATATGCATGCATGATGGTATAGTGTTACAACTAAGAAAAACGCGAAAGATAAAAATAGAGGAGTTGTGAACTATGATTATGCCTTGGGTCATGCAATCAAGTCTGGGAGGAATAtaacatgatcaactatattcgttCGAGAAGTGACTAGCATAATGCCAAGGGATAGTTGTAGTGGGCAACAAGTCTATCAACCTATCAACACCCATACAAGAATTACATTAAGAATCAAACAAAacgtttaaaatactataggagtgttTTATGTTACTATAGCACAATATTTATGGATTCAGTATATGTCTCTTACACCTCTATTCTCGCACAGACGTCATGGCATGATTCCACTTACCTGGAGACCCCTGCTTTCCGAACCAGGGAAATGGTGGTTAGATAGAAGAAGAACTAGAAGAAAATCCTGAGAAAGTGTTCGAGGAGGAACCAGAAGAGGACCCCAAAGAAGTTGAAGAGGAAGAACCCGAGGAAGAGGAGATTGAAGACTTTCCAACTGACATCCTCATCATCTGTATACTCATTGGCACTATCACTGCCATCAACAAAACAAGAATCAATAAATTAGATTTTAATTTGCAATAATAATACCATATTGAAAGAAAATATCACTAGAGAACATactcatcctcatcatcatcatgaacTTCATCATCAGTGTCTTCTTCCATGTTATCCGTGAAATTGGGATCATAACTAAATACTCCAAAGTAAGATGCAAAATTTCATTACAGTAAGAGAAAATATCCCTCGGGCATCTAAGTAGAAAACTTTCCAAAGCCTGCAGCACAATATTTACATTGTAACATAAAAAAAGTCAATCACATTGAATTAGAAGAAGTTTTAAATAACAAGATAAAGTAGTCAAATCATACCTGTAAGCTATATTCACGAAGCTCCTCATCATTTTCAGATGCATTCTTGCAATATTTAATAATACTTTCCAAAGCCTGCAACACAATGAAGAAGTTTTATTATGCTAAGGTattatcatgaatcatctggcggagctcctcgtcgctcacacccCCCTCACTAGTCCCTGGTCGGTGGCATGTCCCCACCATGAtgcctctctgaaatacaacacaagatatcagagactcgctcgggtGTACACACACTCTATATCCCAATCTTACTTGATCTCTGGTACcttaaagattcttacttgggttgcgcactgacccggtgccttcggtagtatgggcccaatactaccgaccacaccgcatcagcattcatcccaagtcctcctcccaaagTCCCAaattccaagcactctactctcttaaaTCATATGCTACTTACTAgctgatctctcataagctcctcgctgctatctaaacactctcaagcatcccTAGCAGCAAAGCTCCTAGattaaggcatcatatatcatgccactctagtcctaataaggatacctagtctactctagcatgcataatatggCTCATCATATAACCTAACCTAATATATTTCGTAACACTTattacaagggtattttgggaaatcaccgttcgggcgctagctgatcgtacacacggctctgctctgtttgtctcaaaactctttttactcttttaaaattgttttgttatcaaaaaaatttccaaatcctcagtttgagttcagatacgcccaaagatgtattcaaatccctcaaaccaaggctctgataccaacttgtaacaccgtaaaaattaaaacaatttttcacattttcaaaacacatttttcatacacatttattaataaaatctcattgtatcatatcttttttcctcaaaacatttcccaagatcgaaatacataaaatctcatgtgtgtgtacgaatcatgtcggcgccttcccacgatcatcactggtacctgaaacacataacacataaccctgtaagcataaagcttagtgagttccccaaaataccactctaacacatattagccattcaaggctatagctctgctgaccctctggtcagtgatcctccagtcccaactctctgagggctctctagccctaactctatggacccactggtcctaaatctggaaactctgaatcatgcatatcacatatcacaataatacACAtgaatagcatacaaatacattgGCACATAACTCAGCAGtatactagcacataactctgttaccactctaggtaaagtatagtgagaagactcacctcggatgtctcggtaaatctccaACTCGGtggaaatatggtctagcctccgcctaatcacataaagtaaaatactctcataaatataactctcgagactagactcaaccctctcttgtcacaaagaccccattgttgaccaaaccctcaaaatcaacaaagtcaacggtcagactttgacccgactcaccgagtgcacttgggtgacttggcgagtctatgcgtgtccactatccctctagtATCACATGACACatcgagtctttcccctgctcgacgggttacacctggcatgaatcgcggggccaccccgactcaactcgccgagtcccattatgaactTGGTGAGTtctgccttgaactccagtcctctaattccctctgactcacttagtcattcccccaactcggcaagtactcactgagtgaactatggggaaaccctaaccctactcgtcgagtctgctcttggtactcggcgagttcatgccatgctcgagctcaaatgacctcctgaggtcaaatCCAtttaactcatagatctggcctccttaagcaatataaacacgtaaagtttggatcttgatgcccatgcaaagacccaatggctctatttgaagaaatggcctcaatatgccaccctaagctcatattaccccatgacaccccataaagatcaaggggcttaggtctctggacctctttggatccagatccgcaGCCTCAACataagaagggaccaattgcactaacaatcacactctaaatgggctagaaaccctaactctcaaggattaacacccaaaactgaagaaggatcgaatatatacctcaatatgaagttctTAGGCTCTGAAATCCATATAATAGCGCCTTCTTCAAC
The genomic region above belongs to Lactuca sativa cultivar Salinas chromosome 4, Lsat_Salinas_v11, whole genome shotgun sequence and contains:
- the LOC128133624 gene encoding uncharacterized protein LOC128133624, with product MAVVVIGDIDRKRKRHGVGKERALESIIKYCKNASENDEELREYSLQALESFLLRCPRDIFSYCNEILHLTLEYLVMIPISRITWKKTLMMKFMMMMRMMIVPMSIQMMRMSVGKSSISSSSGSSSSTSLGSSSGSSSNTFSGFSSSSSSI